One region of Trichoderma breve strain T069 chromosome 7 map unlocalized scaffold00007, whole genome shotgun sequence genomic DNA includes:
- a CDS encoding alpha/beta hydrolase fold domain-containing protein has translation MKFSTLASGLLSAAGLAFAQEAATGTISKGPFPFDLNGSNFTYPWPVNVFTFTSQQQKLQMAYMDIKPTCAPNGETAVLLHGKNFCGPTWNSTIIALAGAGYRVIAPDQVGWCKSSKPDNYQFSLNQLAWNTRGLLNTLGIGNITLIGHSVGGMLSTRFALQYPSTIDRLVLVDPVGLEDYVEKGVPYVSVDDDIAAEAAQTFDALKAYEQQIYYVGQWDDSYTIWVTMLNNVYFGSKRTQFLKNQGQIVDMVLTSSQAHYFGDIVSKTLLIVGDQDKVAIGGNWSPPEVAAKLGHFNVLGPQVCAEIPDCTLYQFPTLGHAPQISAPSNFTKVVLDWLKE, from the coding sequence ATGAAGTTCTCTACTCTCGCCTCTGGCCTGCTCTCGGCCGCCGGCCTGGCTTTTGCCCAGGAGGCTGCCACCGGCACCATCTCCAAGGGCCCGTTCCCCTTCGACCTCAACGGCTCCAATTTCACATACCCCTGGCCCGTCAAcgtcttcaccttcaccagccagcagcagaagctgcagatggcCTACATGGACATCAAGCCCACGTGCGCCCCCAACGGCGAGACGGCGGTGCTGCTCCACGGCAAGAACTTCTGCGGCCCTACCTGGAACTccaccatcatcgccctcgccGGCGCCGGATACCGCGTCATTGCGCCGGACCAGGTCGGCTGGTGCAAGAGCTCCAAGCCCGACAACTACCAGTTCAGCCTCAACCAGCTGGCCTGGAACACCCGCGGCCTCCTCAACACGCTGGGAATCGGCAACATCACCCTGATCGGCCACTCTGTCGGCGGCATGCTCAGCACCCGCTTCGCCCTGCAGTACCCGAGCACCATCGACCGCCTGGTCCTGGTCGACCCCGTCGGCCTGGAGGACTACGTCGAGAAGGGCGTTCCCTACGTCTccgtcgacgacgacatcgccgccgaggccgcccAGACCTTTGACGCCCTCAAGGCCTACGAGCAGCAGATCTACTACGTCGGCCAGTGGGACGACTCGTACACCATCTGGGTCACCATGCTCAACAACGTCTACTTCGGCTCCAAGCGCACCCAGTTCCTCAAGAACCAGGGCCAGATCGTCGACATGGTGCTGACCTCGTCCCAAGCCCACTACTTTGGCGACATTGTCTCCAAGACTCTGCTCATCGTCGGTGACCAGGACAAGGTCGCCATCGGCGGCAACTGGTCTCCCCCGGAGGTTGCCGCCAAGCTCGGCCACTTCAACGTCCTGGGTCCTCAGGTCTGCGCCGAGATCCCCGACTGCACTCTGTACCAGTTCCCCACCCTGGGCCACGCTCCTCAGATCTCTGCTCCCTCCAACTTTACCAAGGTTGTCCTTGACTGGTTGAAGGAGTAA
- a CDS encoding WH2 motif domain-containing protein encodes MPPPPPPPPPPLPGAGGPPPPPPPPGGAPGGLPSRPPPSSGGRNALLADINKGRSLKKTVTNDRSAPVVGKTSSSSGPAIGGAPPIPGLGSAPPIPGLGSAPSIPQNSLLADISKGKALKKTATNDRSAPVVGAGGAPPIPGLAPPVPGNRARSNSEQNSGPADSAPQLAGLFAGGIPKLKKRGGNIDTGAGADASYASDSEKAPSHSAPHVPTFAAPKPPAPPAAAAPAIPGIPGRGPPIPPPGVPALKKTKGPPPPIGKKPPPLPTSRKPSSRATPPPAPPPPAPASAAPVPAAAPPPPPPPPASAAPAPFALPPPPPPPPATSAPVLPGAPPPPPPSFAPPLPSPSSTPRAQPPPPPPAPPGAAPSPPPAPPAPPVSAPAPPSSNGPSAPRARGSSLRHTMLDPSTFTLTANGGGSSVSLPSKTSNHSPSPSQGGTRIMINDTRWHFKDESVFPKPRDFVGGPMEGNYYIPATESLGRPGRAFHERDYA; translated from the exons atgccgcctcctcctcctccgccgccgcctccgttgCCTGGGGCTGGAGgccctcctccgcctcctccccctccaggAGGAGCCCCAGGCGGTTTACCAAGTCGTCCACCGCCAAGTTCAGGAGGCCGA AATGCTCTGCTTGCCGACATCAACAAAGGCAGATCTCTTAAGAAGACCGTTACCAACGACCGTTCAGCCCCAGTTGTTGGCAAgacatcctcctcatcgggTCCTGCGATAGGCGGCGCCCCTCCCATCCCCGGCCTTGGTTCGGCGCCTCCCATCCCTGGCCTTGGTTCAGCGCCTTCTATCCCTCAGAATTCTCTGCTTGCCGACATCAGCAAAGGAAAAGCTCTCAAAAAGACCGCAACCAACGATCGCTCGGCCCCGGTTGTTGGTGCAGGCGGCGCCCCTCCCATCCCTGGCCTGGCGCCGCCTGTCCCAGGAAATCGAGCGCGAAGCAACAGCGAGCAAAACTCTGGCCCAGCAGACTCGGCACCGCAGCTGGCCGGTCTGTTTGCCGGCGGTATACCGAAGTTGAAGAAGCGAGGAGGAAACATTGATACGGGAGCCGGCGCGGATGCCTCGTATGCCTCGGACTCGGAGAAAGCGCCATCACATTCGGCGCCCCATGTCCCGACCTTTGCCGCCCCGAAACCCCCAGCACCGCCAGCCGCTGCTGCGCCAGCTATTCCTGGAATTCCTGGACGAGGACCTCCCATACCTCCTCCTGGCGTCccagccttgaagaagaccAAGGGACCACCGCCGCCGATTGGaaagaagccgccgccgctcccAACATCTCGCAAGCCTTCATCCAGGGCCACGCCGCCTCCGGCTCCCCCTCCGCCGGCTCCAGCTTCGGCTGCCCCAGTTCCCGCAGCtgcacctcctcctcctcctccgccgccagCATCCGCAGCACCGGCTCCATTTGcgctccctcctcctccgcctcctcctccagcaactTCGGCACCTGTACTGCCCGgagcaccaccgcctcctccaccctCATTCGCACCTCCGCTACCCTCACCATCGTCAACTCCTCGAGCTcaaccaccgccaccacctccagctcctcctggagcagctccttctcctcctccggcaCCGCCAGCTCCACCAGTTTCGGCTCCGGCTCCGCCCTCTTCCAATGGCCCCTCTGCACCTCGAGCCAGAGGATCATCTCTCCGCCATACCATGCTCGATCCCAGCACATTTACCTTGACTGCGAATGGTGGCGGCTCGTCAGTGAGCCTGCCGTCCAAGACGTCCAATCACTCGCCATCACCGAGCCAAGGCGGTACGCGGATCATGATCAACGATACGAGATGGCACTTCAAGGATGAGAGCGTGTTCCCGAAGCCTCGGGATTTTGTTGGTGGT CCCATGGAAGGAAACTACTATATTCCTGCGACGGAGAGCCTGGGCAGACCAGGCCGAGCCTTTCATGAACGAGACTACGCCTAA